A section of the Zygosaccharomyces rouxii strain CBS732 chromosome B complete sequence genome encodes:
- the CRT10 gene encoding Crt10p (similar to uniprot|Q7LGP7 Saccharomyces cerevisiae YOL063C HUS1 Protein of unknown function), with protein MPTDPDESFANWLASRRIVARQHKPYLCFDSRVLAARGSAVLGGKFKVKHYLYDQQLNKGEFSNRAIESIEEHLYELEKYSLVKDEGREFVNNIKEGCDKFEPIWSDALYLNPAERLIPPNQKLLADIYLPEAERAFANPFAHQSLSFKNNLACIYGKWLFMAYQDTIEIHNLDCLFLEKLQWKEMSFSIHLKYCKNSAKFAADREMQKENIEYLFSENNFHVNHMKVSRFFGNDVLCLCLDGGIVLVYEMSTVFTAIGESMKKKDLQYRKHVNVIPLLLLRIPDSCWSVDISDEGPITFLAAGHNGPGVTVFAFDKTRHSLHPADSYEISSFHNVPNLSFIPGSRDKNGFVTLAFCSIYGNVTTVQLRLDPSSKTIRGRIMDSQFFAAFCWTVIPLKKRDFLKVPKFEFLNLNYQTSFKRSILYSVTQDSLILECHPPSVYCSGELGIGALTTQIPVPVVPLGWGCQNGITNSNLQLRFTSFDKRGVVTRAHLNPDDAESVVPGYGPLFRVTRHSEPNLEERVIKDLPEDNYRHFYMFGEHGTLKNEHLNDDAFKRYENLVFKNASSHENESSNGINYRVWSDLDDDKEVQEPFDPHSLREMGKRTHLDKKVTVYCPLPLAGYNRMYFPDICEYTLTQAFADPMDRPVEDTPPDSGEGDSPHHDHLFPVDGLLAAGHLEGQPKWALHNHTRKVRHLLSMVESDSTGSPFGYRLSELDEDFLFVTSAHHIYLVKAHPLIVTSFTKDRIFPVSKISLCSRHEFLMALDRINFVCHIKELNCLVVASQVGLLSLLRLTEYNGIYSFRQEYILGWNPQSPGDPDPQCILTYTTPDGSGNSCRYCGIDDVVLPFYNIVGLDYSYVPEDKLNCRGPYAVLYVLSGTSLRRVKIYPSSGTN; from the coding sequence ATGCCTACGGATCCTGACGAATCATTTGCCAATTGGTTAGCCTCTAGAAGGATTGTTGCAAGGCAACATAAGCCTTATTTGTGTTTTGATAGTCGGGTTTTGGCTGCTAGAGGGTCTGCTGTACTAGGAGGTAAATTTAAAGTTAAACACTATTTATATGATCAGCAATTGAATAAGGGAGAATTCTCGAATAGAGCTATTGAAAGTATTGAAGAACATCTATACGAATTAGAAAAGTATTCACTTGTAAAAGATGAAGGGCGTGAATTTGTCAATAATATTAAGGAAGGAtgtgataaatttgaaccCATATGGTCGGATGCGCTTTATCTGAATCCTGCAGAAAGACTAATACCACCAAATCAAAAATTATTAGCGGATATTTACCTACCAGAGGCTGAACGTGCATTTGCGAATCCCTTTGCCCACCAATCTTTGTCATTTAAGAACAACCTGGCATGCATTTACGGTAAATGGCTCTTTATGGCATATCAAGATACTATAGAGATTCATAATTTAGACTGTTTGTTCTTAGAGAAACTCCAATGGAAGGAAATGTCATTTTCTATTCATTTAAAATACTGTAAGAACTCTGCTAAATTTGCAGCCGATAGAGAAATGCAGAAGGAAAATATCGAGTATTTATTCAGTGAAAATAACTTCCATGTAAACCACATGAAAGTCTCAAGGTTTTTCGGTAACGATGTCTTATGCCTCTGTTTGGATGGTGGTATAGTTCTAGTTTATGAGATGAGCACTGTTTTTACCGCGATTGGAGAATctatgaagaagaaggacTTACAATACAGGAAACATGTTAATGTTATTCCGTTGCTGCTCCTTAGGATCCCTGACAGTTGCTGGAGTGTGGATATTTCGGATGAAGGTCCCATCACTTTTTTAGCCGCCGGGCACAATGGTCCTGGTGTCACAGTGTTCGCATTTGATAAAACTCGTCATTCTTTACATCCTGCAGATTCATATGAAATATCCTCCTTCCACAATGTACCAAATTTGAGTTTTATCCCAGGATCTCGCGATAAAAATGGGTTTGTCACACTAGCATTTTGTTCGATCTATGGAAATGTAACCACAGTTCAACTGCGATTGGACCCATCTTCTAAAACTATACGGGGGAGGATTATGGATTCACAATTCTTTGCAGCATTCTGCTGGACTGTGATACCCTTGAAAAAACGAGATTTTCTGAAAGTACCAAAATTCGAATTCCTCAATTTAAATTATCAAACCAGTTTCAAGAGGtcaattctttattctGTGACTCAAGATAGTCTGATCTTGGAATGCCATCCTCCAAGTGTTTATTGTTCAGGTGAGTTGGGCATTGGTGCTCTCACTACACAAATACCAGTGCCTGTAGTTCCTTTAGGGTGGGGTTGTCAAAATGGAATTACCAATTCGAATCTTCAACTAAGGTTCACATCGTTTGATAAGAGGGGAGTCGTCACAAGGGCACATCTAAATCCAGATGATGCAGAAAGCGTTGTACCAGGTTATGGCCCGCTGTTCAGAGTTACGAGACATTCAGAACCGAATTTGGAAGAGAGAGttatcaaagatttaccagAGGATAACTATAGACACTTTTACATGTTTGGAGAGCATGGAACCTTGAAGAATGAACATCTTAATGACGATGCATTTAAAAGGTACGAAAATCTAGTATTTAAAAATGCCAGTTCTCATGAGAACGAAAGTTCTAACGGTATTAATTATCGTGTATGGTCcgatttggatgatgataaagaagTTCAGGAACCATTTGATCCTCATTCTCTCAGGGAGATGGGTAAACGTACTCACTTAGACAAGAAAGTTACGGTTTATTGCCCATTGCCTTTGGCAGGATACAATCGGATGTATTTCCCAGATATTTGTGAATATACGCTAACGCAGGCGTTTGCTGACCCAATGGACCGTCCGGTAGAAGATACACCCCCAGATTCAGGGGAAGGAGATTCTCCACATCATGATCATCTTTTCCCTGTTGATGGGTTGTTGGCAGCTGGTCATCTCGAAGGTCAACCAAAGTGGGCTCTTCATAACCACACTAGGAAAGTCCGTCATCTTTTGAGCATGGTGGAATCGGACTCTACTGGTTCACCATTTGGATATCGACTATCTGAACTCGATGAGGATTTTCTCTTCGTCACATCGGCGCACCACATCTATCTAGTTAAGGCCCATCCACTAATAGTCACATCCTTCACTAAGGATAGAATCTTCCCCGTCAGTAAGATTTCCCTTTGTTCACGTCACGAATTTCTGATGGCACTAGATAGAATTAACTTCGTGTGTCACATCAAGGAACTCAACTGCTTAGTGGTGGCTTCACAGGTAGGTCTTTTGTCTCTATTAAGATTAACGGAATACAATGGTATTTACTCCTTCCGACAAGAATACATCCTGGGTTGGAACCCACAGTCTCCTGGAGACCCAGATCCTCAATGTATTCTCACCTATACAACCCCTGATGGCTCGGGAAATAGCTGCAGGTACTGCGGTATAGATGACGTGGTTCTGCCCTTCTATAATATCGTTGGACTTGACTATAGTTATGTGCCCGAGGATAAACTAAACTGCAGAGGCCCCTACGCAGTTCTTTACGTGCTTTCGGGAACCTCCCTACGCAGAGTCAAAATATACCCAAGCTCTGGTACAAATTAG